The Calypte anna isolate BGI_N300 chromosome 2, bCalAnn1_v1.p, whole genome shotgun sequence genome includes a window with the following:
- the SALL3 gene encoding LOW QUALITY PROTEIN: sal-like protein 3 (The sequence of the model RefSeq protein was modified relative to this genomic sequence to represent the inferred CDS: inserted 1 base in 1 codon): MSRRKQAKPQHLKSDEELQAEVVSEHAVPGEGADDGDSGNESRSGSEETNVCEKCCAEFFKWTDFLEHKKSCTKNPLVLIVNEDEAAPPPTEEFPDPSPASSPSDQAESEAAEEGVQAENNDCSEIKTTEKEEEPMEVETSAERSFQNQGTSNTATPLPQIPEPSSMTSYNMPNTNVTLETLLSTKVAVAQFSQSTRTAASASISSGVTAVAIPMILEQLMALQQQQIHQLQLIEQIRSQVAMMNRQPLRPSLNPVLAAQGGPGQASNQLQGFATSAAVQLTAVIPSAIVGQAASGQPPAFDSSQHIPRPTSGASTPSISSGGSSALPESSVPSSSNAVASITPVSVSNAPNSALQPQNASTTPSIGHGSLTSVSSLPNPLLPQSSANSVIFPNPLVSIAATANALDPLSALMKHRKGKPPNVSVFEPKSSSEDPFFKHKCRFCAKVFGSDSALQIHLRSHTGERPFKCNICGNRFSTKGNLKVHFQRHKEKYPHIQMNPYPVPEYLDNVPTCSGIPYGMSLPPEKPVTTWLDSKPVLPTVPTSIGLQLPPTIPGMNSYRDSPSITPMSRSPQRPSPASSECTSLSPSLNTSESGVPVSAESPQPVQSGSSLTKAESVTLPPTSTRLGDLSAGGQVSTASTSSIPTAVTDSSVVTSLPNPVLPAVSDQFKAKFPFGGLLDSMQTSETSKLQQLVENIDKKMTDPNQCIICHRVLSCQSALKMHYRTHTGERPFKCKICGRAFTTKGNLKTHFGVHRAKPPLRVQHSCPICQKKFTNAVVLQQHIRMHMGGQIPNTPLPEGFQDAMDSELSYDEKNVDTLSNFDDDIDENSMEEDPEQKDTASDSSKPLISYSGSCPSSPPSVISSIAALENQMKMIDSVMNCQQLTSLKSIENGSGESDHLSNDSSSAVGDLESQSAGSPAMSESSSSMQALSPVNSNSESFRSKSPGLSNHEEPQEIQLKTEKPDSPPPATENGGALDLTSSNPGRPVIKEEAPFSLLFLNRERGPSQSTPSLVTSTAPTMIKMEVNGHSKPISLGEVPSLPAGIQVPAAPQTVMSPGITPMLAXPPRRTPKQHNCQSCGKTFSSASALQIHERTHTGEKPFGCTICGRAFTTKGNLKVHMGTHMWNNAPARRGRRLSVENPMALLGGDALKFSEMFQKDLAARAMNVDPNFWNQYAAAITNGLAMKNNEISVIQNGGIPQLPVSLGGGAIPPLSNLTSGMDKARTGSSPPIVGLDKASSETGASRPFTRFIEDNKEIGIN, from the exons CagtccctggagaaggagcagaTGATGGTGATAGTGGGAACGAGAGCAGGAGCGGAAGCGAAGAAACCAACGTTTGTGAGAAATGCTGCGCCGAGTTCTTCAAGTGGACAGACTTCCTGGAGCACAAGAAGAGCTGCACTAAAAACCCCCTGGTGCTGATCGTGAATGAAGATGAAGCAGCTCCACCCCCCACTGAGGAGTTCCCTGATCCCTCACCTGCTAGCTCTCCTAGTGACCAGGCAGAGAgtgaagctgctgaagaagGCGTCCAGGCAGAAAACAACGATTGCTCTGAGATAAAAACCAcggaaaaggaagaagagccAATGGAGGTAGAAACTTCTGCAGAGAGAAGTTTCCAGAATCAAGGCACTTCAAACACAGCTACACCTCTACCTCAGATCCCAGAACCATCTTCCATGACAAGCTATAACATGCCAAACACCAATGTCACGCTAGAGACTCTGCTGAGCACCAAGGTGGCTGTAGCACAGTTCTCACAGAGCACGCGGACTGCTGCCTCTGCGAGCATCAGCAGTGGGGTGACGGCCGTGGCCATACCCATGATTCTGGAGCAGCTCATggccctccagcagcagcagatccaTCAGCTCCAGCTCATCGAGCAGATCCGCAGTCAGGTGGCAATGATGAACCGCCAGCCACTACGGCCATCCCTGAACCCGGtcctggctgcccagggtggtCCTGGACAGGCGTCCAACCAGCTGCAGGGCTTTGCCACCAGTGCAGCCGTCCAGCTGACCGCAGTCATTCCTTCTGCCATTGTGGGCCAGGCTGCCAGTGGTCAGCCTCCTGCCTTCGACAGCTCTCAGCACATCCCAAGACCGACATCTGGAGCAAGTACGCCCAGTATATCCAGCGGTGGCTCTTCTGCCCTACCCGAGTCAAGCGTACCCTCCTCCTCAAACGCAGTTGCATCCATAACTCCTGTTTCTGTGTCAAACGCTCCTAACAGTGCTTTGCAGCCCCAGAACGCTTCAACGACGCCTTCCATTGGACATGGAAGTCTCACCTCAGTGTCCAGCCTGCCAAACCCACTTCTACCTCAGTCTTCAGCAAATAGCGTGATCTTCCCCAATCCACTGGTTAGCATTGCTGCAACTGCTAACGCGCTGGATCCTCTCTCTGCCCTTATGAAGCACCGCAAAGGAAAGCCACCAAACGTGTCGGTGTTTGAACCCAAGTCAAGCTCTGAGgatcctttttttaaacataaatgcCGATTTTGTGCCAAGGTCTTTGGAAGTGACAGCGCTTTACAGATTCACCTCCGCTCACATACAGGCGAAAGACCTTTTAAATGTAACATCTGCGGAAACCGCTTTTCCACAAAGGGCAACCTGAAGGTTCATTTTCAGAGGCATAAAGAGAAATACCCTCATATTCAAATGAACCCTTATCCTGTTCCAGAATACCTCGATAATGTGCCCACCTGCTCTGGGATCCCATACGGGATGTCACTGCCCCCTGAAAAGCCAGTCACAACGTGGTTAGACAGCAAGCCTGTTTTACCCACTGTACCAACTTCCATCGGGCTCCAGCTGCCCCCCACCATACCTGGTATGAATAGTTACAGAGATTCTCCAAGTATCACTCCCATGAGCAGGTCACCCCAGAggccttctcctgcctccagcGAATGCACTTCTCTATCCCCGAGCCTCAACACTTCTGAGTCGGGTGTTCCTGTGTCTGCCGAATCCCCGCAGCCTGTTCAGAGTGGCTCATCTCTGACCAAGGCAGAATCTGTCACTCTGCCTCCCACGAGCACAAGGCTCGGGGACCTTTCTGCAGGTGGGCAAGTTTCCACAGCTTCCACATCTTCAATTCCTACTGCTGTTACAGACAGCAGTGTCGTAACAAGCCTCCCAAACCCTGTGCTTCCAGCAGTGTCTGATCAGTTTAAGGCAAAGTTTCCATTTGGTGGTCTGCTTGACTCTATGCAAACATCAGAAACCTCAAAACTACAACAGCTAGTGGAGAACATTGATAAGAAGATGACAGATCCAAATCAGTGCATCATTTGTCACCGTGTGCTTAGTTGTCAGAGTGCACTCAAGATGCATTATAGAACGCATACAGGAGAAAGaccatttaaatgcaaaatttgTGGACGTGCCTTTACTACGAAAGGTAatctgaaaacacattttggaGTTCATCGAGCAAAGCCACCACTTAGAGTACAGCACTCGTGTCCCATTTGTCAGAAGAAATTTACAAATGCAGTTGTTCTTCAGCAGCACATTCGTATGCATATGGGTGGTCAGATTCCAAACACGCCGCTACCAGAGGGCTTCCAGGACGCCATGGACTCGGAGCTTTCTTACGATGAGAAGAACGTTGACACACTGAGCAACTTTGATGATGACATTGATGAAAATTCTATGGAAGAGGACCCAGAGCAAAAGGACACGGCAAGTGACTCATCCAAACCCCTTATCTCTTACTCTGGGTCATGTCCTTCTTCACCACCTTCTGTGATCTCCAGTATTGCTGCTTTGGAGAATCAAATGAAAATGATTGATTCTGTCATGAACTGTCAGCAGCTAACCAGTTTGAAATCAATAGAAAATGGATCAGGGGAAAGTGACCATTTGAGCAATGATTCCTCATCAGCCGTTGGTGATCTTGAAAGCCAGAGTGCAGGCAGCCCTGCAATGTCAGAATCTTCTTCCTCCATGCAAGCTTTGTCGCCTGTAAATAGCAATAGTGAAAGTTTCAGATCAAAGTCTCCAGGTCTCAGTAACCACGAAGAACCCCAAGAAATACagttaaagacagaaaaaccaGACAGTCCACCACCTGCAACTGAAAATGGAGGTGCATTAGATCTGACATCTAGCAACCCGGGAAGACCAGTCATCAAAGAGGAGGCTCCTTTTAGCCTGCTGTTCCTGAACAGAGAACGTG GTCCCAGCCAAAGTACTCCTAGCCTGGTCACCAGTACAGCGCCTACCATGATCAAAATGGAAGTGAATGGTCACAGCAAGCCGATCTCTTTGGGTGAGGTTCCCTCGCTTCCAGCTGGAATCCAGGTTCCTGCTGCACCACAGACAGTGATGAGTCCGGGGATCACCCCTATGCTGG CCCCCCCTCGCCGGACTCCCAAGCAGCACAACTGTCAGTCGTGCGGGAAGACCTTCTCCTCAGCAAGTGCACTGCAGATACATGAGCGCACCCATACTGGTGAAAAACCATTTGGTTGCACAATCTGTGGTAGAGCTTTTACTACAAAGGGGAATCTTAAG GTTCACATGGGAACCCACATGTGGAATAATGCTCCTGCCCGCCGTGGCCGACGCCTCTCCGTGGAGAACCCCATGGCTCTGCTCGGTGGCGACGCACTCAAGTTCTCAGAGATGTTCCAGAAGGATTTGGCAGCTCGGGCCATGAACGTTGACCCAAATTTTTGGAACCAATACGCTGCAGCTATCACTAATGGACTTGCTATGAAGAACAATGAGATTTCTGTCATACAGAACGGAGGCATTCCCCAGCTCCCAGTAAGTCTAGGTGGAGGTGCCATCCCTCCTCTAAGTAACCTTACCAGTGGCATGGACAAAGCTCGCACGGGCAGCAGCCCTCCCATTGTCGGTCTGGACAAAGCAAGTTCTGAAACGGGAGCCAGTCGTCCATTCACCAGATTTATTGAGGATAATAAAGAAATTGGCATAAACTAA